The following are encoded in a window of Manduca sexta isolate Smith_Timp_Sample1 chromosome 16, JHU_Msex_v1.0, whole genome shotgun sequence genomic DNA:
- the LOC115447254 gene encoding collagen alpha-1(I) chain, which produces MKLFIILSVVACSYAAKLDRTYLPPASAATAGGSPGSLTGPNGSPSAPAGSTGFGQSSSPAFGQPGSGAGQPGSGAGQPTGFGPSSGSGGQPSSYNQPSGNGQAPSGSGYQVPSSQYGQPASGSPGGSGSPGFGGAPSGSGPAAQGYSQSAGYQGYQASQRAQASADANAEILRYDSQNDGESFSYSFETSNGIAAEESGVATNGVQAQGAFSYTDDDGQFIRVTYTADENGYQPQGDHLPTPPPIPDEILRSLEENAKAAAAGIQEGAYNPDEGISVSAQQYNAGSDSQSGYGRGPAGPGPFSPSSSGSNGFGPSAGAPESKSAPSGPSGFGPSGSSGASGANGFGPASGPSGSNGFGSAAGPGPKGFGPASGPSGSNGFGPSSGPSGSNGFGPSSSPSGNGFGSSFPQGPQRYSSPSGPSGSSGPSGSQESGYEYNKPQSGAFGRQGSGQPQGSRTGSAPGSPGQGIAPSGSNGFGSRPSGSNGFGAAPSPSGSNSFGPASGPSSNGFGGPSGPSGSNGFGAPSGPSGSNGFGSAPRPSGSNGYSSGPASSGASGFGPSSGPSVSSGFGPSSGPSRPSRPSGSKGFGPSSGSGSRSFGSAPSSGAPSGPGFSGQPQGSGSFPGSSFGPASSGAGPKSSSQPGADGYQYDRPGQSGSPGSQPSGPQAGGQGRPGQGFGAPRQPPSFTEEEGYKY; this is translated from the exons ATGAAGCtg ttcATAATCCTATCAGTGGTGGCTTGCAGCTATGCTGCGAAGCTCGACAGGACCTACCTCCCACCGGCCAGCGCCGCCACCGCTGGCGGAAGCCCTGGCTCCTTGACGGGACCTAACGGCTCTCCTTCGGCACCTGCCGGATCTACTGGCTTTGGCCAATCTTCGTCACCCGCCTTTGGACAGCCCGGCTCTGGTGCTGGCCAGCCTGGGTCTGGAGCTGGTCAACCCACTGGGTTCGGACCTTCTTCGGGCTCTGGAGGACAGCCTTCTTCATACAACCAACCTTCAGGAAACGGACAAGCTCCTTCCGGATCTGGTTACCAGGTTCCGTCGTCTCAATACGGACAGCCTGCTTCTGGTTCTCCTGGTGGTTCCGGCAGTCCCGGTTTTGGAGGGGCTCCTTCAGGTTCTGGTCCTGCCGCTCAGGGTTACAGCCAATCAGCTGGGTACCAAGGATACCAGGCTTCACAGCGCGCCCAAGCGTCTGCCGACGCCAATGCCGAGATCTTGAGATACGACAGTCAGAATGATGGCGAGTCCTTCTCATACAGTTTTGAGACTTCCAACGGCATTGCTGCTGAGGAATCAGGAGTTGCCACCAACGGCGTGCAGGCGCAGGGAGCGTTCTCCTACACCGACGACGATGGCCAGTTCATCCGAGTAACGTACACCGCTGATGAGAACGGATACCAGCCCCAGGGTGACCACCTGCCCACTCCGCCACCGATCCCCGACGAGATCCTCAGGTCTCTTGAGGAAAATGCTAAAGCCGCCGCTGCTGGAATTCAAGAAg GCGCCTACAATCCCGACGAAGGTATCTCTGTAAGCGCTCAGCAGTACAACGCCGGATCAGACTCCCAAAGCGGATACGGACGTGGACCTGCAGGCCCTGGCCCCTTCAGCCCCTCAAGTTCTGGATCTAATGGCTTCGGTCCCTCTGCTGGAGCCCCTGAATCGAAATCAGCTCCTTCTGGACCTAGCGGCTTTGGACCTTCGGGATCTTCTGGAGCTTCGGGAGCTAATGGTTTTGGCCCTGCATCAGGTCCCTCCGGTTCGAACGGTTTCGGTTCTGCTGCGGGCCCTGGTCCTAAGGGCTTCGGTCCCGCTTCAGGCCCTTCCGGATCCAATGGTTTCGGCCCTTCGTCAGGTCCTTCCGGTTCCAATGGTTTTGGCCCTTCTTCCAGCCCTTCTGGCAACGGTTTTGGGTCGTCCTTCCCTCAGGGTCCCCAGCGATATTCCAGCCCGTCTGGCCCCTCTGGATCTTCAGGCCCATCTGGATCCCAAGAGTCTGGATACGAGTATAACAAGCCTCAGTCTGGTGCTTTTGGTCGACAGGGATCTGGTCAACCTCAAGGCAGCCGAACAGGATCTGCCCCAGGTTCACCTGGACAAGGCATCGCCCCGTCTGGTTCTAATGGCTTTGGTTCAAGACCTTCTGGATCTAACGGTTTTGGTGCGGCTCCCAGCCCATCTGGATCAAACAGTTTCGGGCCCGCTTCAGGTCCGTCGTCTAACGGATTCGGTGGTCCCTCTGGTCCTTCCGGATCTAATGGTTTCGGTGCTCCTTCCGGCCCCTCTGGATCTAATGGATTCGGTTCCGCTCCTAGGCCTTCAGGATCTAACGGTTATAGCTCCGGTCCTGCTTCTTCTGGCGCCAGTGGTTTTGGACCCTCTTCAGGTCCCTCTGTATCTAGCGGTTTTGGCCCATCTTCAGGACCTTCCCGACCTTCCAGACCGTCCGGATCTAAAGGATTTGGTCCTTCTTCAGGCTCAGGCTCTAGAAGTTTCGGCTCCGCTCCCAGTTCTGGTGCCCCGTCAGGCCCTGGTTTCTCTGGCCAACCTCAAGGATCTGGATCATTCCCAGGATCTTCTTTCGGCCCAGCATCATCAGGCGCTGGTCCTAAATCGTCGTCGCAACCCGGTGCCGATGGATACCAATACGACCGTCCTGGGCAGTCAGGCTCTCCTGGATCTCAGCCTTCAGGTCCCCAGGCTGGTGGTCAAGGCAGGCCAGGGCAAGGATTCGGCGCTCCCCGCCAGCCCCCAAGCTTCACAGAAGAAGAAGGATACAAATACTGA
- the LOC115447229 gene encoding cuticle protein 2-like gives MKLFIVLAAVAVCNAAKLDKTYLPPHAQSSGGSGGILQAPIADARQGLNPFGVNPFGPAGNVAPAYSQSAYEIASRAERPRAALERNAAILRQDNSNDGERYSYAYETENGIYAEENGVATNGVEAQGGFAYTGDDGQLYSIKYTADQNGFVPQGDHLPTPPPVPEEILRALEQNARDEAAGIYDDGSYSAAKYGDVDARNNGYAYPAGSGFSPVDAQDSVSVSAAPRAPARYSAPAAAQTQASFGVQKAYLPPLASQRVTGRQSYNPRTGYRY, from the exons ATGAAATTG TTCATTGTGCTTGCCGCGGTGGCTGTGTGCAATGCCGCTAAACTGGACAAGACTTACCTCCCGCCGCACGCGCAGAGCTCAGGAGGCTCGGGGGGCATCCTGCAGGCGCCTATAGCGGACGCCAGGCAAGGACTGAACCCCTTCGGAGTCAACCCCTTTGGCCCAGCCGGTAACGTCGCTCCCGCCTACAGCCAAAGTGCTTATGAAATCGCCAGCCGCGCCGAGCGCCCCCGAGCTGCTCTAGAGAGGAACGCTGCTATCCTCCGCCAGGACAACTCCAACGACGGCGAGCGGTACTCGTACGCTTATGAGACCGAGAATGGCATCTACGCTGAAGAGAACGGAGTGGCCACCAATGGAGTCGAGGCTCAGGGCGGGTTCGCGTACACCGGAGATGATGGACAACTCTACTCTATCAA ATACACCGCCGACCAGAACGGTTTTGTGCCCCAGGGCGACCACCTCCCCACTCCTCCTCCCGTCCCTGAAGAGATCCTCAGAGCTCTGGAACAAAATGCCCGTGACGAGGCCGCCGGCATCTACGACGATG GCTCCTACTCCGCCGCCAAGTACGGCGACGTGGACGCGAGGAACAACGGGTACGCTTACCCTGCCGGAAGCGGCTTCTCTCCAGTCGACGCTCAAGACTCAGTGTCAGTGAgcgccgcgccccgcgcccCCGCCCGCTActccgcccccgccgccgcccagACCCAGGCCTCCTTCGGTGTGCAGAAGGCGTACCTCCCGCCCCTCGCCAGTCAGAGGGTTACTGGCAGACAGAGCTACAACCCTAGAACTGGCTACCgctactaa
- the LOC115447230 gene encoding pupal cuticle protein 36a-like — MLHDATLRAPAQYTCRATNWITRSSAINIVLITPPYQSSTEQHFGSFTSTSSSPHTNNIMKLFILLAAVAVCNAAKLDKTYLPPHAQSSGGPGGILQAPGPDARQGLNPFGTNPFGPAGNGAPAYSQSAYEVANRAERPRAALERNAAILRQDNSNDGERYSYAYETENGIYAEENGVATNGVEAQGGFAYTGDDGQLYSIKYTADQNGFVPQGDHLPTPPPVPEEILRALEQNARDEAAGIYDDGSYSAAKYGDVDARANGYAYPAGSGFSAAAAQTQASFGVQKAYLPPLASQRAAGRQSYNPRTGYRY; from the exons ATGTTGCATGATGCAACCCTCCGCGCTCCTGCGCAGTACACATGCCGCGCCACAAACTGGATCACTCGCAGCTCTGCTATAAATATTGTACTCATTACTCCACCTTATCAGTCATCCACCGAGCAGCACTTCGGTAGCTTCACTAGTACTTCCTCATCACCACACACAAACAACATTATGAAATTG TTCATCTTACTCGCCGCGGTGGCTGTGTGTAATGCCGCTAAACTAGACAAGACTTACCTCCCGCCGCACGCGCAGAGCTCAGGAGGCCCGGGGGGCATCCTGCAGGCGCCTGGACCGGACGCCAGGCAAGGACTGAACCCCTTCGGAACCAACCCCTTTGGCCCAGCCGGCAACGGCGCTCCCGCCTACAGTCAAAGCGCTTACGAAGTCGCCAACCGCGCCGAGCGCCCCCGAGCTGCTCTAGAGAGGAACGCTGCTATCCTCCGCCAGGACAACTCCAACGACGGCGAGCGGTACTCATACGCTTATGAGACCGAGAATGGCATCTACGCTGAAGAAAATGGAGTGGCAACCAACGGAGTCGAGGCTCAGGGCGGGTTCGCGTACACCGGAGATGATGGACAACTCTACTCTATCAA ATACACCGCCGACCAGAACGGTTTCGTGCCGCAGGGCGACCACCTCCCAACACCTCCCCCTGTCCCTGAAGAGATCCTCAGAGCGCTGGAGCAAAACGCGCGTGACGAGGCCGCCGGCATCTACGACGATG GCTCATACTCCGCCGCCAAGTACGGAGACGTGGACGCGAGGGCCAATGGCTACGCTTACCCTGCCGGCAGCGGCTTCTCTGCAGCCGCCGCCCAGACCCAAGCCTCCTTCGGCGTACAGAAGGCGTACCTCCCGCCCCTCGCCAGCCAGAGGGCAGCCGGCAGACAGAGCTACAACCCTAGGACCGGCTACCgctattaa